Proteins encoded together in one Micromonospora kangleipakensis window:
- the coxB gene encoding cytochrome c oxidase subunit II, whose product MEKTADPTVSAARYARRRALPRRLPVLTTLCGLLLLAGCAGDAPSALNPGGAGATRVAGLWWLLFWISVAVFAEVMALLVWALVFRRGNARVRHGQPLRFVTIAGAGLPFVILVAVYGVGLRDLAALGDGPGPDAPTVEVTGHKWWWEVRYQGASGATANEIHIPVGERVKVRLRTDDVLHSFWVPQLMPKTDLIAGETRETWLRAERAGSYRGQCAEYCGTQHAHMAFLVVAQPRTDFDAWLARLDAPAREPRTDAERRGQQAFVQGTCAACHAVRGTGAAGRVGPDLSNVGSRWSLGAGAVPNDAGHLGGWIANTQTVKPGNAMPPQPVDAAQLPDLIAYLRSLE is encoded by the coding sequence GCGCTGCCGCGCCGCCTTCCGGTGCTGACCACGCTCTGCGGCCTGCTCCTGCTCGCCGGCTGCGCCGGCGACGCACCGTCCGCCCTGAATCCCGGCGGGGCCGGGGCCACCCGCGTCGCCGGCCTCTGGTGGCTGCTCTTCTGGATCTCCGTGGCCGTCTTCGCCGAGGTCATGGCACTGCTGGTCTGGGCGCTGGTGTTCCGGCGGGGCAACGCCCGCGTCCGGCACGGCCAGCCGCTGCGCTTCGTCACGATCGCCGGCGCCGGCCTGCCCTTCGTGATCCTCGTCGCCGTCTACGGTGTGGGCCTGCGCGACCTCGCCGCGTTGGGCGACGGCCCCGGCCCGGACGCTCCCACCGTCGAGGTGACCGGCCACAAGTGGTGGTGGGAGGTGCGGTACCAGGGCGCCTCGGGGGCCACCGCCAACGAGATCCACATCCCGGTCGGGGAGCGGGTCAAGGTGCGGCTGCGCACCGACGACGTGCTGCACAGCTTCTGGGTGCCGCAGCTCATGCCCAAGACGGACCTGATCGCCGGTGAGACCCGGGAGACCTGGCTACGGGCGGAGCGGGCCGGCAGCTACCGGGGCCAGTGCGCCGAGTACTGCGGCACGCAGCACGCGCACATGGCCTTCCTGGTGGTGGCGCAACCCCGCACCGACTTCGACGCCTGGCTCGCCCGACTCGACGCCCCGGCCCGGGAGCCGCGGACGGACGCCGAGCGGCGGGGCCAGCAGGCCTTCGTGCAGGGCACCTGCGCCGCCTGCCACGCGGTACGCGGCACCGGCGCCGCGGGCCGGGTCGGGCCGGACCTGTCGAACGTGGGCTCCCGGTGGAGCCTCGGCGCCGGCGCGGTGCCCAACGACGCCGGTCACCTGGGCGGATGGATCGCCAACACCCAGACGGTCAAGCCCGGCAACGCCATGCCCCCACAGCCGGTCGATGCCGCGCAACTGCCCGACCTCATCGCGTACCTGCGGTCGCTGGAGTAG